Part of the Capsicum annuum cultivar UCD-10X-F1 chromosome 12, UCD10Xv1.1, whole genome shotgun sequence genome is shown below.
ATGGGCCCAAAACTCTACCCTTCTCCTCTAACATACCAGGAATTTCTGCAACAGGGTTCAATCCGTGACATGCACCTAACCCACACATCACGTGTTGCAGTCTTACCACTAGACCAAAGCCCTAGTGGCAAATATTGAATCTAAGTTTTGGgctaattaattttgattttaccatgacaattatatcaagaaacactggCAAGAAAAGAAATCTGACATTCAACAGCAGACCTAGTCGAACTAGTCTACATAACAAACTACATAAAGAGCGAAATGTATGCTTCTCACCAGAAAAAGTAGAAGTCAAAAGACCAGATGTATATTTATCAACTATATCAACTATTCAAGTTTCTCTCTCAATGATTCCTAAGACTTAAATTGCCATTTGGAAATGGAAAAGGCAACACTTGTGAAAGCCATAATGAGGATACTGGAAATAATCAATTAAAGGAGCTGCAAACACATTTCGCGTTCAAAGAGGTTATGAGGTGAAAAGTTGCTCTAAAAGAAGTTTTATGTTCAAATGGCAATGCTCCATCACCACAGACAAACAGGGGAAGCATCTCCCAGAAATAATGGAGAATACTCCAGTGTTATCAAAAGCAAAAGCACAAAAAGCTCTAAGAAGTAAGATCTGTTGGAGCTTTAAGCACAAACTGCAAATGAAGTGTGGGCTTTAATGAAAAAAGGCGCAAAGagagaagaaattaaaaatttatgcatGTTTAGTCCAAGATTAATAACTACAAGCATGAATGACGGatatatgaacaaagaaattgGAAAAAACAATCTACGATAAAGTGAAATATTAATTGTTTAGTGTTGCCTCTTCAAAAGAGGCTCATTCGCAAGGAAAAGTATGCCGTAGAACCCTGATGACTACATTGAACGGCATATTAAGCAAGGAGAAACGCTCAACGCGTTTTGAGCCTCACCTCAGAGCTTACACTGGAATGCTCAAATTTGAGGTTAAGAGATGGGATCTACGGAAAGTATTTTCTTCCTCATGCCATTAAGCAGTCCTAGAGGAGTTCATTTTCTTAAAAACTTCATGCAAGCAAACCCCcaagtcaaaataaaaaacaatcaagATTCCAACAACCTTCTGCTTTCAGGGGAAGGGGAGAACttgaaaataacaacaacaacaacaacaacaaacccagcaTGTTGAATAACCAGATTGCACCAAAAAGCTAACCCAGCAGGGTATTCAATCACTCTATTTTGTCTAGCATTCCATCAAACAGCATGTTGAATAACCAGATTGCACCAAAaagctaacaaaaaaaaaatgcatcTCTGTCTAAGGTTGtctatgtttctcttttttccttaacaTATTCTGAATGCATCTCTGTCTAAGGTTGTCTATGTTTCTCTTTTTGCCTTAAACTATTCTGTTGTTTCTTTCGAGCCAGACAGTCCACCAAGTGGCCTGAGGTATGGTATTccatatttttagatatttctaACTAAGCCCCATCTGTTCCAACCTTCCAAGAGCTCAATAATTTTGGCATGATCCAACTCAAATCTTAAGATCCTTATTGTCAGACTGGTGATAAAGGCTAGTATATAACTAATTACAGCATTTAATCTCTTTCCATTTCTGTTGTGTTAAATAGCAATGTTGAAGATGAAGTCACAGATATAATAAGGgtgagaatttttaatttttttttttgttgagaggctatggtgttttatattaAGAATCAGCACTAAGAATGTTTTGTGATAACTGTACAGGAGGAAAAAAGTACATCTAGCAAAAGTATACTCCTTACTAGGCAAATCGTGATCCTAACAACTCAAGAATTTATTCAGCACCATCTACATGTTCCATGCAACACCAGAAACAAAagaaagctataaaatctgatTTCAATCAGGTTGGGAATTGAAAAGCAGAAAGTCTGTTTTTTTAGTTTCAGATCATGGTGCTGGTTACTTATGAAGATAAGCTTTGCATTCTAATTACACCGCAACCACAAACTAATTGATTCGGATGTATCAATCCTCTATATGCATTCTGCTATTTTTGGTTGTGTCGTGGATAAGCAAAAAATTTGTTAACCTACTTGAAGGCAGTTCTCGTTGTTTTTCCTAACTTAAATAGAACAGATAATCTTCAACAGACTTATctccttgtggttcctccatctTCCATCTCTTAGTATGAATCAATCAACTAAGCTCCTCTTTCTTCAATTATAAAACCATACAACAAATGGATCAATCGACAgagaaagaaaaattacaaataatgataattaactataaaaaaatgataaaataaactaTATGACCTTGTTGGTCTTAAAATTAACATTTGTTTCCTGGAATAAGTCTCTATTAACTTACATTTGCATCCTCAGAGTGAAGATTGAACTGTGGTTCAATGACATTTACCATAAAATGGCGAGTTCCCTCCCCCTCGGAGTCTTTAGCACTACCAAGCTTTTCTgctaataaagaacaaaaaaggaCAAACCACAACTATAAGTATTTAACAGTGAGAAGTTCAAGCAGTGCAAAGTCAACTAAGAGATTCTCATGCACATCTCAAAGAGTATGTGAATATTTATATTGCTCACAGAAAGGTTCATATTGATCACATGCACACGCAGCTCTCCTATTAGTTCAACAAACTGATTGTCAAAATGTGCCAGCAAGTAAGCTGGATAAACCTAATGCCTACACTTACTAGAAAAAAGCTGTTCCTGTTAGGCAAATTGTAACATCAGAGGAATGCATAGGCTAACTTTATAGATACACACTGCACCCTTCAGGAAATTGCGGTGTTATGTCTCCATAATCCCCGAAGAAGAACACACATTCATGTCTAAAGGATGATAAGAATTCAAGTTTCAGTTAGAGCTTACCTGTAGAAGTAGACTGATGAGTCTCTGGTTTGATTGCATTTGATGGAGGTGGTTCTAATTGTGATTTTGATGGCCCTGCAGGTTCTGGAGGAGATTTATGGTGTTCTAATTGTGATTTTGATGGCCTTGCAGGTTCTGGAGTAGATTTATGGTTATCATCTTGACTCCGTGATAGCGCTGCATCTTGACTGGGAGGAGACTTCTGGTTATCATCTTCGCATGATTCAGTATTATTAATCACCTTACTCTCCTCCAGCAGCTTTCGTTGGGCATACTGCCTAGAGGGAGATGGCTTTGAAGGTTCAAAGGCTTTAGATAATCCAGCTGCCCAGGACCGAACAGCATCTCTGATTTCGAGTGTCCACAAAATCTTAAGACCGTAGACAAAGATACGTTGACAATTATCTGCTATCACTACATTGTACCCATCATCATCACTTGGGTCAGATCTTGTTTTATCATCACTTTCACTCTCATTGTCAACCTCAGACGTAAAGCAAGTCATTTCAATATTTCTTCTACCAGCTTCTTGCCATGCCAATAACCTTTCTGGGTCAGCCTTTGGGGATTGCCTTCTAATGGTGAAGTACTCGGATGATAAAAGGAAACCGTCATCTTGATGTCTATCCATGCTGCTACTCCTGCTAGGTTTATCATTAGTAGACATATCCAAAAGCGATTGTGAATCTCTTTTAGCCATTTGAAGTACTTTTGCAACACTGATGCTATCATCCCTGCTGATAAATGCCTTTGGAATGTGAAGGTCAATTCCTTGGTACACAAGTTCAAGAGGATCCCGTACAGTCTCAAATGTAAAATTTTGCTTTCCTCGGCCTAAATACATTTCGAACTTGAACTTTGTCACTGTTACTGTCAGCCCCTTAGCAGGGTCATCGTCATATAAAGGCATATGCTTTATACATGTTGGTGTTGAATCAACTCTAAACATAAATTCAGTCATTACTCTATCCAATGACAGATTGCCAGATCTAGGAACTCTTGGAACTCCAAAACGGGGCCATCTTGAAAAGGTCCGCAACTTGTGAGGAGGAAGGAAGTTTAAGTTCCAAAATTTGATTAGCCATGCCAGATCATGAGGACCAACCTGTATTGTTGGGGAATTGACTGACCCCTTATCTGGCTTGACAGCACCACAGGCAGCGGCACTCGAGAGACCTTCATTATTCGCAGAGGGTAATTCTGACTGACTATCATGGAAGGGAAGAGAGGGCCTAAGCAAAAGATTCCACCGTAGGGACAGAGACGTTGATCTGAAGGGATCAAAAACTTTTTCACGAGGCATTCCTTCATTTGGAAGAGCAAATAAATAATGGTTTAGAGGATTTCCAGAATCACAACGCCATTCCATTAACACTTCAACACTAAAGGCCGGGGCTTCTAGGAAAGTGTAAGCAAAGCCAGTTGGATGTTTTAAGTCGGCGTTCTTCGGCAAGCTATCCAAACAGCTTAATAGAATCTTGAATTCCTTTGCGACAGAATAAATACGACCATCTGCCTGCTGGATTTCCATATGCCCAGTTGCTACCTGAAGCTTATTGGACTTTTCATAAGGACCAGTACTGGAAAGAACATTGATTTGACACTCACCGAAATATAATGTGGAGTTCCCATGAATGTAGTTTCTCATTTCATCCCACCATGGTAAGCTCTTTTCCTTTTTAGGTAGTGGAGGATCCGGATTTGGATTTCTGATGCTCAAATTGGCCCTACGAAGGGCCACAGTGAAAGCATAGCTGAGATCAGTAAAAGCAGGTTCAAAACCAACTCCATACGAGATTTCTGCTTTCTGAAAATGTAAGGGCAAATCCAAATATGTTTTCATTGGTGGAGTTGTCCCAGTGAGTGATCGAAGCAGACGGACCTTCCTCCATCTCCCAATGAACACATTTTGCTGCATTTGGGGCTGAAAGGGTGTTGCCTGCAATTAATATTGACAAACAAGGTTCACCACTAGTCCAGCATACATCAACAGATCTCCACACAATCAAAAGGCAATTGATGAATAAACCTTTTGAAAAACTGATAAATGAACTTCTcgagagaaaaaataaatgaggAAAAGTTAGAAATCTTCTGCTTTCGGACTATCCGATTCCAAGGTGCAAAGATAAACATAAAGGTATTATTAGCTCACTCAAGATTATTTCACCTAGTAGAATCTTGGTAACGGCTTATGAAATCTTTGCTTGTGGATTATCACTAATGTACTAATAAAACTTAGAAAAAAGAGTTGAACACACACAGGACTCAGGAGTTTGTTGAGCATTAAGTAAACTGAAGAGTGAAAATAGAAGCTGCTCTACTTGTCCCTGTTGCCTTAACACAACAGAAAGTGAAATTGACATGACAAAGGCAACGGTTAAGACTGCAACATAAATCCATAATGAAAATAATGCTTTGATTTATTCCTTGCAGTGATATAACATTGTAGTACTAATATCAAAGCTGATAGCTATTTCATGATGATCTCATCGGGAACTTTACTCATCTGTCACAGTTAACATTTCAAGTCACATAGGTCATACTAATATTTCCAGTACTTGGTGCAAGTAAAACTGGTGCTTTGATTGGCAAAGTTTAAAACAATGGAAGTTCCATGTGCACTACTTCTGTCTAGTCTCTTCAACTTTTTAGTATGACCAAATGATAGCAGTTGCAATAAATTTGGGAGGTCCAGTTGAAAACTATTAGATGGAGAATCTCCTACTGTCTAAATTATGAGAAACAATTTCATTTCCACAGCATACAGAGAAAGTGAAGCATATAACTATCGCAGGATGttgagaaacaaaatcgagcaaacAGCAGATGCGGAAACGTTAATTGTCCTTTTATGACCATAAATATTCAGAAAAAGCCATAGGCGGCTGGGGGGTTTGAGGAGGATGAAAAAACAAAGAACTAAAGATTGCACCTGCTGAGCCATTATAACACGCCCTTCACAACGGCCTGAATTAGCAGCAAGTAGCGGACATGTGTAGTTTCGTATCAGAACAGCTAGAGAACCTGTACGCAAATTGATGTTCGCACCATATAACCGTGAAAATGGGATGCTATGTGCACGACATACTGGATCGAGCTTTTGCAGAAGCTCTATCATCCCTGCATCACCTCCTTCAATTTTTGTCAAGCTTACATCTAATTCAGTAGCAGTAATTGAAAAAAGAGAAGTTCTTGCAGTGCTAAGCTTGAAACCCGCTTGAAATCCTTCATTACAGGCTCCAGATCCTTCTGCCGGAACAAGCTTCTGGCATGCTCGGTAATATGACCTGAATGACTGCTTGTAGATCTTCTCTCGCAGTTTCTGAATAACTGAAGTATCCTCTACATCAATCTCTTCTCCATTAATATTGATCTTGCCATCATTGGGAGGATCATTTCCTTCAGTACCACTTTCACATTTTCCACCTTTCGAAATAAGTTCATCAAGAAAGTTTAATCTGACAGCTGATTCACAAGCTCcattcttccatagctgataaTGTTCATCAAGCCAGCCCTGTAGTGGTTCTTCTTCAATATCTGCTGTAAGCTTCTTTATGCAGAGTCTGACTCGACCAAGTTTTGTTGTACTAGTCTTTTTAGCTTTCGGTTTCTCTTCCTTATTGGGAAACATAAGTTTAGTCTTTGCAGCAGTTACGAGCTTTAAAGCTCGAATCATTTCCTCAACAGAATCATCAATTGCACGCAATTGCAGCCTGTACGCCATGCATATATGAACATCCAGGGCTTGAATTACCCAATCCCATGTTGTGCCACTCTCATGTTTTTCATTAGGTGCGCTGCTAGAGGGTTTGGGAATACGAGAGATTTGCATCCTGCTGCTTCTGAATATTCTTGCATCATTGAACTTGAGCATGATCCCTTCAAGAAGCATACCTATCTGAGCATTTTCTGAAAAGATTGACTGCACCTGCACATACAGCTCAACACCATCTCCAACTTCAGCAGATATATTAAGCACTTCCACATCAACAGCAAGAACAGATTCTCTTTTCTTGTGTTGTTTCTCCAGCTGTTCTGATTCCTTGGAATCTTTGCTCTGCTCGTTATCTTTAAGGTCTCCTTCTTTAGGTGGATCCTGAAGCTTCTGATTGTGCACGAGCAGCTTCAATTGCAAACCCAGCTCAACCAATGCTATATGCACATCAGGCTCCCATCTTACTGATATATCAGTAGCACTAAAGAGAGAACATGTCGCAATATCTTTAAGGCCACCAGATCGTTTCACAAACTTTGTATTCTGCATATCAAGCAAAGTAACTTTAGTTCCAAGGTTTCTGTCTTGTAAATGTTCTTGATAGATAGATTTGGCTCTTCCAAGCTCCACTTGTGTTGATTGTTTCTCCTTGTTCATACCAAATTTGAGGTGGGAAATATCAAGGGACACAGAATACTTCACTTTTCCCAGCTCATCTGAAGCTGTAGATATTATATTTGCGGTGCGGGGTGTACCATCAGCTGAAACACTAATAACAATACGACCACCCTGAGATCCGTAGTTGACCCGTTTCGGGTCAGGAACAACAGCATTTTCCAAGCCCACCTCTCCACTTATAGTTAAAGAGCACTGTTGTAGATTGAACTTTATTACTTGAATCCCTTTTCCTGATGGTTTGGATGATTTTGTTCCCTGGGTATTTGCTTTCTTACCAGAAACAGAAAAACTCTTCAGGAAACGCTTGAAAGAGAAAGCTGCTAGTATCAGGGATGCAAGGCGCCCATAGGTCAGGTATATACTCATGCCAGCAAGATCAACGGAGAGAACTTTTTTACTGTTAAGTCCGTCTTCAGGTGAATCCAGATCTTTCCTGCCTAAATCAAGACTGACTTTTGCTATATGAAATAGTGAAGTGTTTATTTCAACCCCAAACAGGTCCTTTAAGCATTCTTGATGCTCAGAAATATTTACATTGAAGTCAACAATTTCCACTTGCACTGCTGCATCTGCATTTGATGAATTGTTGGAAAAGACATGTATTGACTGAGAACAACCCTGCAATTTACAGATGAAAAAGGACGATGTATCATTTTTTATAACGAAGGACAATGcatcaaaatttaagattttaaatagaAGAGAATGAAATAACAAGTATACTACGAAAAATATTGTACTGATATCAGCCGACAAGCTAGTTATCCATGCTAATAGTGATGTACATTTTTCTAGTACTTTACATAGAAGGAGATATCAAACGAAGTTGAAGGCAACATGgccttgataaaaaaaaaaaaaaaggcaaagaaaatcAGTTCATGCAAAAGCTTACGTACTTCGTGAGTCCTTTGTAGCTGAGAAGATGCAAATTATACGAAAGAGTTCAAGACCAGGTGACCATGCTGAAGCAAACTACCATCTTAAACCACAAAAATTCACCAGATCTATATTTAGATATTTAAGCATTGCATTCTGGCTAAATCATCCAAACACCTAAAGTAAATTCGTGCAAAAAGCCAGACTCGActttttttctttgagtttcgACTTTCGATCACTAAATGTTTTGTGTGTAAGTGAAAAACATAAGAGTTTTGACAAGGAACAAAGAGAAGGACAAAATTTCAACAAGAGTCAAAAGATGTGTATACGCTATCAGAAGTCTTACATGGCACAATGGCAAGCCATTCAGATCATAGACCATTATAGTCAATTCAGGGGCTGAAATTGTGGCGGTCCACATAATGGCTTTATGATCAGATGACCTTGATTTTTCACGAGTAGAACTTTCCTCTCGGAGTaccatcttctttttctttgcagCATGAAGGCGCAGCCAAGGATCTAATCTACTAATTATGAGGTTGCACCGGGTACCTCCCAGCTTAACACCAATTTCACATCTGATCGGTGAAGCAGGCTGAAAACAAAACGTTATGGACCATCAAATTGCAGGAGAAGATTGACTGAAGACTTGCATAAATAATGAATGCCAAAGGGGAAGCATGAAAAACATGAAGCAAAAGGAGAACATGTCATGGATAGAACATTAGTTTAACCTATACCCATGAATCCTTATAAATGGTGCTGGTAGAGGAGCTAACATAGAGAGGTGAACCCTTTAACAAGTACAACATATGTTATAGCAGCAAAATGCAAACATTTCAACTCCTGATAAAGAGATGGAAATCATGAATAGTAACAAAAACTACAGAAATATTGAGGAAAACAGAGACCCTACCCAACTCCAACAGACCTTGCAGAATGATGTTTTGGAACTTAGAAGTTAGCCACTAAGAAAGCTTCTCTTATATTCCCAAGCGGTTTAAAGGTCCTGGTTCTTCAGTGCACTAAAGAACCAAACTTATATTACGTGTGTTCAAAAAATATACTAATACTCAGGACTTAGACCCCAAAAATTACTGATCCAACCCAACTACCCAAAGCCATCCTCAAACTACATAGTAATTGTTTAACCCTTTCTATTAACATGTGCATATTGCTATTGCTGCCTTGCCATTGTTTCAAGTAAAGATGCAAGTTCAATTACTCTAACTCCTGGTTCACAATTGCATGTTCAGATTCGGACAACGATCGGTAGAAAGTGACAGAAGGAATCAGCTCTGTTTATTTCGTTATTACTTGTTGTTTGAGTGTTTCCCTGCCTATTCATGAAATTAGTAGATAGGAAAGAAATTTGGAAGTGCagtaattcttcttcttctctgggCTTTGGAGACATCATCTATGGATGCTGGAGAGTTGAGTGTTGACTAATTGATTTGGTACTCATTTAATTCCACTCATTTGCACCGAAAAGCCATTTTGGAAAAGCTGAACCAAACCGAACTCAATTGGAAAAAAAACGAACCGACCTGAACTAATTCGGCTCGGTGTACGGTCAGTGCACTTTTAACCGAAGACAAAAGAAACGAAATTTGATAAAACCGAAGGCCCACCCCTAGAAGAAATACTCTACTACCTACTAACAGTCTACCCTAATCCTTGACTTTCAtgctatctagggtcatgtcctcggtaagctgaagaTGTGCCCcatattttttccaataaattTGCCACCGCCAAGTTTGTCTTCTCAAGGGTGAAAGAAGAAACTCTACCACATGGTCAGATGTTCACTGTATTAGCAGTTATCCAAAAATAAGAAAGCTGAGAAAATCAGTGCCATTAAAAGCAAGCATTTTACCTCAAGTGGAATATAAACCGACGCAATGATTGCAAGTTTTGATATATCAAGAATTGATGTGCCGGCATCTTTGAGTAGCTACAGAATAAAAGAATCAATATTTAGATCAATAATACTCAGCAATAGAAGAGTTTAGAGGAATTAACCATGCGAACATACAAGAATCTCACTAATCTCCAACTGAACATGAAGTTGCGTGCTTTCTCCAACATCTTCAATAGATTGGGTTTTTGAGCCTTTTAGTTGGATGCCCGCAATGCTATTCTCAACGATAAAACCCTCTCCTCGGTGCACAAACTTCACATCCACTTTGGGTAAAGTGAAGCTAAGCTATCAAACAAAATACAGTAAGTACATCAATTAAATGCATGCACCACAACCTACATGTGTGTTAATACAGAACAAGTGTTGGTACCCCATGCAGTAAGTCAATCATGTGTTACTTTTTTGTTATCAGGTAAAAGATTTCATTAATAGTAACAAGGCCAACTTGGCTGTATACAAGTGGTATACCAAAGGTCAATCATGCAATATTTACCAAGCATTGCTCGAGATGATGCTCAAATTCACAAGTCACTTCTATT
Proteins encoded:
- the LOC107850894 gene encoding protein SABRE isoform X4, yielding MAASFVKYMFGFCIVSAMLWTIIKFSSSLFVWILSWVMKASVSFRVGGCNCLRDVAVKFKTGAVESISVSEVRLSIRQSLVKLGAGLISRDPKLHLLICGLKIVMRASSKSPKKRSSKRTGSHKSRKLGRGKWMVVANIARFLSVSMTETVVKTPKAGLEVTEMTLDISKDSGPEPALSVKFRVVSILVHLGESQSSSGQSSMHSGSFRANREILTVTETTSPSFSCEEVSLLCEFGHDREAGTVVRNVDIRNGEISINLNEELLVKKKGADIAHAAVRPINESGTAEKQEKKPAALAIMREKYASMFPEKLSFTLPKVDVKFVHRGEGFIVENSIAGIQLKGSKTQSIEDVGESTQLHVQLEISEILLLKDAGTSILDISKLAIIASVYIPLEPASPIRCEIGVKLGGTRCNLIISRLDPWLRLHAAKKKKMVLREESSTREKSRSSDHKAIMWTATISAPELTIMVYDLNGLPLCHGCSQSIHVFSNNSSNADAAVQVEIVDFNVNISEHQECLKDLFGVEINTSLFHIAKVSLDLGRKDLDSPEDGLNSKKVLSVDLAGMSIYLTYGRLASLILAAFSFKRFLKSFSVSGKKANTQGTKSSKPSGKGIQVIKFNLQQCSLTISGEVGLENAVVPDPKRVNYGSQGGRIVISVSADGTPRTANIISTASDELGKVKYSVSLDISHLKFGMNKEKQSTQVELGRAKSIYQEHLQDRNLGTKVTLLDMQNTKFVKRSGGLKDIATCSLFSATDISVRWEPDVHIALVELGLQLKLLVHNQKLQDPPKEGDLKDNEQSKDSKESEQLEKQHKKRESVLAVDVEVLNISAEVGDGVELYVQVQSIFSENAQIGMLLEGIMLKFNDARIFRSSRMQISRIPKPSSSAPNEKHESGTTWDWVIQALDVHICMAYRLQLRAIDDSVEEMIRALKLVTAAKTKLMFPNKEEKPKAKKTSTTKLGRVRLCIKKLTADIEEEPLQGWLDEHYQLWKNGACESAVRLNFLDELISKGGKCESGTEGNDPPNDGKININGEEIDVEDTSVIQKLREKIYKQSFRSYYRACQKLVPAEGSGACNEGFQAGFKLSTARTSLFSITATELDVSLTKIEGGDAGMIELLQKLDPVCRAHSIPFSRLYGANINLRTGSLAVLIRNYTCPLLAANSGRCEGRVIMAQQATPFQPQMQQNVFIGRWRKVRLLRSLTGTTPPMKTYLDLPLHFQKAEISYGVGFEPAFTDLSYAFTVALRRANLSIRNPNPDPPLPKKEKSLPWWDEMRNYIHGNSTLYFGECQINVLSSTGPYEKSNKLQVATGHMEIQQADGRIYSVAKEFKILLSCLDSLPKNADLKHPTGFAYTFLEAPAFSVEVLMEWRCDSGNPLNHYLFALPNEGMPREKVFDPFRSTSLSLRWNLLLRPSLPFHDSQSELPSANNEGLSSAAACGAVKPDKGSVNSPTIQVGPHDLAWLIKFWNLNFLPPHKLRTFSRWPRFGVPRVPRSGNLSLDRVMTEFMFRVDSTPTCIKHMPLYDDDPAKGLTVTVTKFKFEMYLGRGKQNFTFETVRDPLELVYQGIDLHIPKAFISRDDSISVAKVLQMAKRDSQSLLDMSTNDKPSRSSSMDRHQDDGFLLSSEYFTIRRQSPKADPERLLAWQEAGRRNIEMTCFTSEVDNESESDDKTRSDPSDDDGYNVVIADNCQRIFVYGLKILWTLEIRDAVRSWAAGLSKAFEPSKPSPSRQYAQRKLLEESKVINNTESCEDDNQKSPPSQDAALSRSQDDNHKSTPEPARPSKSQLEHHKSPPEPAGPSKSQLEPPPSNAIKPETHQSTSTEKLGSAKDSEGEGTRHFMGRFLLAAVSGRVLARSFHSVISIGYEVIRQALDGGGAQVPESQPQVMWNRMELSVMLEQVQAHVAPTDVDPGAGLQWLPKIRRRSPKVKRTGALLERVFMPCDMYFRYTRHKSGTTQLKVKPLKELSFNSHNITAAMTSRQFQVVIDVLTNLLLARAPKPRKVSFSYSEGDDEDDEEEADEVVPDGVEEVELARVDLERKARMQKLIQEDIRKLSLWTDVSAELGPVEEGHFWIISGGRSILVQKLKKDLINARKSRKVSSASLRMALQKAAQLRLMEKEKNKSPSCAMRISLQINKVVWSMLVDGKSFGEAEINDMIYDYDRDYKDIGKAKFTIKYVVVRNCLPNAKSDMLLSAWNPPPEWGKKVMVRVDAKQGAPKDGNSPIELLQVDIYPLKIHLTESMYSMMWAYFFPEEEQDSHRRQEVWKVSTTAGAKRAKKGTPVHEAPVSSSHLTKDSPSSSYGDLSQATKNQKLRRTSSFDRNWEENVAESVANELVLQMHSSSVSSSKSGPLASIEHPDEGSRSKSKESKLIKSGRSSNEEKRVGKAHDEKKSRPRRMREFHNIKISQVELQITYEGSRFAVGDMRLLMDTFHRVEFTGTWQRLFSRVRKHIIWGVLKSVTGMQGKKFKANNQKEASAAGVPDIDMNLSDSDGGSAEKSEQDPLSWPKRPTDGAGDGFVTSVKGLFNSQRKKAKAFVLRTMRGEEDDLHAEWSEGEADFSPFARQLTITKAKKLIRRHTKKFRPRGAKGLSSQKDSLHSSPSGNPTFDSDSSSETSLYEQD